The following proteins come from a genomic window of Polaribacter dokdonensis:
- a CDS encoding lysophospholipid acyltransferase family protein, protein MQYLFFLFLYPIIWLISKIPMRILHVISSIIFVFVYYIFSYRKKLVLDNLKLAFPDKKLKEILRIRKEFFKHFSDLFIETLKAISISEKEILRRYKYSNPELVNKYINQGRSIALVSAHQANWEWSVNSPLVLKTCVNGAYTKIGNRFFNKTVKASRERFGFKCYESTKTVKAIYSDFKNKIQGAYLLISDQSPQVEHTLYWKEFFGVKVPFHVGAETLSKKFNLVVINCATKRVKRGFYETTFELIAEHPNEFENYKITDKYISLTEQLVREQPEFYLWSHKRFKHKDKYEIWEKNKKVKLKNKVVK, encoded by the coding sequence ATGCAGTATTTATTTTTTCTATTTTTATATCCTATCATTTGGTTAATATCTAAAATTCCAATGCGAATTTTACATGTGATTTCTAGCATAATTTTTGTTTTTGTATATTATATTTTTAGCTACAGAAAAAAGTTAGTTTTAGACAACTTAAAACTTGCTTTTCCTGACAAAAAACTAAAGGAAATTCTTAGAATTAGAAAAGAATTTTTTAAACATTTTTCTGACCTTTTTATAGAAACACTTAAGGCTATTTCTATCTCTGAAAAAGAGATTTTAAGACGTTATAAATATTCAAATCCAGAGCTTGTAAACAAATACATAAATCAAGGAAGAAGTATTGCCTTAGTAAGTGCTCATCAAGCCAATTGGGAGTGGTCTGTAAACTCGCCTTTAGTCTTAAAAACTTGTGTTAATGGGGCTTACACAAAAATTGGTAATCGATTTTTCAACAAAACTGTAAAAGCATCAAGAGAACGTTTTGGTTTTAAATGCTATGAATCTACGAAAACTGTAAAAGCAATTTACAGTGATTTTAAGAATAAAATTCAAGGGGCATATTTATTAATTAGCGATCAATCTCCACAAGTTGAACACACGCTTTATTGGAAAGAATTTTTTGGGGTAAAAGTACCTTTTCATGTAGGTGCAGAAACCCTCTCTAAAAAGTTTAATTTAGTGGTCATTAATTGCGCTACAAAAAGAGTAAAAAGAGGGTTTTATGAAACTACTTTTGAGTTAATTGCTGAACACCCAAATGAGTTTGAAAATTATAAAATTACAGATAAATATATTAGCCTAACAGAACAATTAGTTAGAGAACAACCCGAATTTTACTTAT